Within the Thermoplasma sp. Kam2015 genome, the region ATCAATTGGAAAATCAAATTCAATGACCTTTTTTAAAAATTCTCGGTTCAATAATTTAATATATATTATAGAATTTACATTCAAATGGAAGTATGATTATTTATTGAGAACAATATTTAAATATGATGATTTGAAATAACGTTGTGATAGACATGACGGAAAGCCAAGACTATGAGGAAAAGAAAAAACCATGGGGATGGATAGTGGCCATAGTATTGGTCGCAATAGTTGCATTCTCTGCTGGCTATTTTCCATTTCATTCCACTAAGACAACAACTTCAAGTGTGGTGAATATAGAGTTCTACGAAAGCGTGGCAGCATCCGAGGCAAAGTTCATCAATGATACACTCATTCCGCAGTTTGAATCAGAATATCCTGGCATACATGTTACGTTCGTTAACGTAGGGAGTGAAGATGTTTCGAAGGATATACTTGCTCTTGAAGCATCCGGGCATGTTGGCCCAATAGTAGCAGGTCAGGACAACCTTGAGATAGGTCAACTTATATACAGTTCGCACGGAAATGTTCTTATGAATCTCACAGCTATGGCTCCAGCGCTGATGCCATCCAGTCTGATACCTGCAGCCTCTAATCTCGTAGAATATGAGCAGAAAGTTTTCGGAGGGATCTACTTCTTCCCATTCAGAGGCAACGTGCCACTTGTATTCTATAACAAGACTGAATTTGCTAAAGCTGGTATATCAGCACCACCCGCCAACTATACTCAGCTCTTGAACGATGCGAAGGCTATAAAAAGCGCTACGGGACAGAACGCAATAATGATACAGGGAGCCTCCACCAATGGAGGTCATACCGGCTCCAGCACAGCTACGGAGATGTATCAGATGATGGTTCAATTCGGTGGCAATCCGTTATATCTCAACGATACTGGGGATATACATGCTGTGCAAATGCTTTACAATCTCAGTGCTTATTTCAGCAAGGACTTCACAACAGGCTATTGGGGATCCTATAGGGGTCTTGCTGTGGGTAATTATTCCATACTGGATTATCAGTGGCCATACGTGTATAATATATTGACAGCTTCACCGTATAATATGAACAATACGACTCTCGGCGTATACCCAGGCCCTGCCGGCCCTGTAAATGGAAACCATGTACTGGGTGGTGATGTACTTTTCATTCCGAAGGGTGCTACAAACATCCCAAGCCTGGAGGCATTCATAAGGTTCCTGCTGGGCGCCCAGGCACAAAGAGAAACACTGCTCAATCTCTCTTGGGTGGCGATAAACCAGAATGCATACAGGAATCTACCGAAGAGCGAATCTGTCATATTCACGGCACTCGAGCAGGCAATAGCCACAGGCGTGTTCCTCAGAAATCCGACCCCCTGGATAACAGAATGGCAGACCATATTCTGTCAGGATGTATTTAACCCAGTGTTTGTTACACATATCAAGGGCTACAGCGATATACCAAGTCTGCTGAGTTACGCTCACAGTCAGATGTATGACTACATTGAGGCAAACTACGGATCCGCTAACGCAACGCTTTACAACAATCCAGACGCATATGCACCGATATCTGTATAAACTTTAGAAAAATAAGGTATATATGGTAAGATGGAAAGATGAATGGACAGCATACGTTCTTATGCTGCCCGCAATTATTTATGTTCTATACCTAGCGTTTATTCCTGCCTTAGAAGCCGTATATGGTAGTTTTCACACGGCTAGTGGGGAGCTATCAACTTACAATTACAGATTCGTCCTTTCCACATTTGGTACCTCTCCAATAATAAATACGTTCGTAGTCACTGCTTCAGCTCTTCTCCTTCAATTCACCGTTGCCTTCATGGTTGCGTCATTACTTTCAAAACCTTTCAGAGGAAGAGGGATATTCTCTGCCATATTCCTGATACCTTTTGGTGTCGCAACAATAGTTACAGGCGTGCTATTTCACGATATATTCTCCACTTTTGGCGGATATGCAAATACTGTTCTTTTGGATCTGCATCTAAAGCCTGTGGACTGGACAGGATCCTATGGTACATCATTGCTCGTTCTTATACTTGCAGACTCATGGAAAAACACCCCCATAGTTACGCTGGTCCTCCTCTCCGGTATGGTGACGATACCAAGCGATCTCTACGCCCAAGCTATGGTAGATGGTGCGGGTCCCATATCGAGATTTTTCCATATCACCGTGCCGAACATGCTAGGGTTCATTGCAATAGCACTTATGATAAGGGGCATAAGCGAATTCAATATATTTGCGATGGCGCTTCTTCTGTTTCCGCATGAATTGTTGACAACGATGACTTACGCCCTGTTTGACACCGTGAATGCATATCCGGCAGATGCAGGTGCTACCATTCTGCTGGCCTTCGTTCTTGTGTTCGCCGCTCTTGTTATGTTCATGAGATCGAGGCAAGGTAAGGTGAGTTCAAATGGTAAGTGAGTATAAGGGGCCACGATCTAAATATTATTTCTACATAGGAGGAGCGATATTCTCATTCATAGTGTTAATACCTCTTTATTTTCTCGTCATAATAGCATTTGCCAGCCCGTCTCAGACACTTGGGGCATACTATCCGCCATTGATACCGACAAAATTCACTCTTGATAATCTAAGGGCGGCCTTCTCGGGATATGGATCTATACTGATAGCCGCATTCTATAAATCCCTTGAAACGGCTTTTATAGTTGCCTCTATCGCAATACTGCTGGGTTTCCATGCCGCCTATGGGCTTACAAAGATACCGTACAGAATAAGCAATCTAATTTTGGGGCTTTTGTTTTTTTCAACTATGATACCATCTCTAACAATAGCCATACCCATCAGTAGTACATTTATAAAAATTGGCTTATATGATTCGGCCCTTGGACTGGCTCTTGCTCAAGAGCTGGTGGTTCTTCCCCTCACCGTCTTTCTGATAACCGGATCTTTGGAATCAGTTCCAAGAACGCTTGAATATCAGGCTAGAGTTGATGGCGCTACCTTCATACAGGCTTTATATCGAGTTATATTCCCACTTGCAGTTCCCGGTGTGGTTGCCGCATTTCTCCTGTCATGGCTAATGTCGTGGGACGAGTTCACTTTCGCGGTTATAATATCGCCTGTTCATCCAACACTTCCTATACTCATATATCTGGAAAGCACTGCCAGGGGGAACATATTCACTGGAACTGTTTTTGCCTTGCTAGTCACCATACCAGTTATAATATTGACAATAATTCTTTCTAAATTCCTGAGAGGCAGTTATATGTCAGCCGGAATCACAGGTTAATTTTCATTTTTTCCTATTTAATTAATATATTCATAAATTTTTATGTTGTAATTATTATGACAGTTATAGGTTGGATGGTACATGATATACATGGTAGTGGCATTCATGGTCACCATAATATTCGCTGTTGTTCTATAGAAAAGCTTGAGTTCGGAAAAATATGATAAAACTCAGATATCCGGTGATAAGATGCGCAGGGTCCAAAGGAAAAAGCTCATTAATATAATTTTCTGATTTGTCATCTAAGATATACTCAAGATGGAATAAAACAAGATCTGAAGCTGTTCGGATCCCATACATTAATGTGATGCCTGCGATCTAACTATATAAGATATAGCTCTCGCCAAAGCTCGGCACTTTCCTGCCAGTATATTTGCAGACAACATGTGGGGAAGGTTTTATGACGTGAATTTTTTTGGGCATAACTCATGACAATGCATCTGATTATCTGGATCTAATCCGCATTGATCACAACTGATCGTCCATTTACTTTTTTGACCTCTATTGCAACATTTGCAGTGGATAATAATTCCCTGTGGTGTGATATTATTATCACCTGAGGTATCACCGATGCATCCTTTAGGGTGTATTCGATAATATTGGAAAGGCTATTCCTCCTCTCTTCGTCCAGAAATGCGGTAGGCTCGTCAAGTATCAGCAAACTGAGATCCGTATTGAGGAACTGAGCTACCGCAACCCTTATGGCGAAAGCCACAGCTGTTTTCTCACCACCGCTGAGGGAGTCTATGCCCTCTGGCACACCTCCCCTGTACACGGTTACATTGAAATCCTGATCGATGGATATATCGTCAAAGTCCAGCTCGAAACTTGAGAGATAATCTCTGGTTCTGGAAGTCAGGTAATCTGAGACGTTCTGTCTTATCATTGCGGGAACGCCATTTTTTCCGAATGCCTCTCTTATCTTCTTAACATCCTCTATGGCCTTGGCGATCCTCTTCATCTGATCTATCTGCCTATTCCTGCTGGATATTTTTTCTTTCGTTTCCGTGACGGTTCTTTTCATCGTCTCAATGCTCGATTCTAGGCTGTAGATAGTTCTGTTTGAACGGGCAATTCTGTCATCAAATCCCCTGACCTTCTCCTCAGCCTGCTTCACCCTCAGGGAAAGATCCTCTCTCTTCTTTTCTGCCTCATCCATTCCAGAGGCCCTTGATCTGAGATCCCGTATCTTTATCTCGAGTTCATTTTTCTGCTTCTTCAGATCCTCGGCCTTTCTGACCTCTGTTTCTAGATTCTTGACATCCTCCTCAAGTTTACTCAGATAGGACGGCGTATAGGAATTGATGTCCGGGAATTCCCGTTCCACGGATCCCATCCTTTGCTCAATTTCCTTTATCCTTTCAAACATATCATCTTTCTCTTTCCTGAGGGACTCAATGTCTCCAATATTTTCAACAACAGCTTTTGCGCTTCGCCATTCATTGTCCCTGTCCCTGAGCTCCGAAACGTCGATCGATCGGTATTCTTCATCAAGCTGAAGGTATTTTTTGTTTCCTTCCCCGAGATCTTCCATCGCTTTTACATCATCGGCGATCTGTGAATTCAGGTCATCGATCTGCTTCTCAAGAGTGGAGTATTCCCTGATTTTTCCACCTCCTAAATATTCTTCAAGTCTTCTGAGCCCGTCGATTCTGTCTCCAAGTTTCTTAATTTGTTCTTCTATTCCTTCGATCTGATCCTTCTCTTTCCTGAGATCTTCAGCGTAGTGATCGTAGAGATCCTCCGTTTTTTTCTCTCCAAGATCTGTTCCGCATACCGGGCATACTTTCTGTCCCTTGAGAAGCTCCATATTTCTGCTTATCTCCTCTATCTTCTGCTTTGAGAGGCTCAATCCGGTCATTAGTGAACTTTTCTTGTTAGAGGCGTCGTCGATCTCCCTCCTCATTTCTTGGTATATGGAATCAAGTTCCATCGCGCTGACGAATGAAAGCCCGATTCTGCTGGATATCTCTGTACGGAGATCATTCAGTCTCTTTCTGTTTTGCTCCAGATTTTTTTTCTTCTTTTCGAGATCTATCCTGATTGATTCGTATCTGCTATGGGTATCACTTAATTTTTCGATCTCCTTCTTTATCTCCTCCTGTCTGGCCTGCCTCTTCTCGTACTCCAGATGATATGGCTCAAGTTCTCTGTATCTGCTGAAATTTTCCTCGTACTTCTCTATCTGATCATCAATACGCTTCATCGCCTTTTTATTCTCAATGATCTGCGCCTTGTCCGTCCAGTAGGATCTGATCCTGTCTCTGTTCTGGAAGACAGCTGAAGAAACGATGTTTTCATAGTTGCCTGTATAGACTGATATCTCATCAAGCATTCTTTCTATTTCCGCAAGTTTCTTCTCGTATTCTTCTGCACTTTGAAGATCACTTTTCATAGCCTTTATTTTAGTATCAAGCTCTATCAGTTCTTTGTTGAGTTTTGCGTACTCATCGTTTGCAGCATCTCTATCTTTCTGGAGATCCTCAATTATTGCCAGTTCCTCTGCCTTCCTCTTCTCCATGGTCGATATCTCTTCGCTGTATCGTTCAACGTTGGCCTCATCAGATTGATTCTCTGAAATCAGGTAATCAAGGTTAGTAATACTGCTCCCCATCTGGTTGATCACCTCTTTGAGAAGGTCATAGGTTTCCTCCAGCACGTCTATCTCAAGTATCTCATCGAGGAGCTGCTTTCTCTTGGCCGGATCACCAGATATGAGCTCATCCATCTCGCCCTGCTTTGAGAAGACGGAATTGAGGAAGACGTCCTTTCCCCTTATCATTATATTCTTTTCGATGTAATCGTTGGCGTCCTTGACAGATTGAGCAATGGGATATCCATCCACGAGTACAATGGCGTTGCTTTCCGGATTCTTGGATCTTCTGGTTATCGATCTCCTGATGATATAGGTGTGGCCGGCATGCCGGAATTCCATCTCAACCTCAAGATTCTTTGCCCCTTTCCTTATCATATCTTCAATCTTTTTTGTCCTTCTGTCCCCGAAGAGAGCAAACCTGATTGCATCTACAATGCTGGATTTCCCGGCTCCATTATGGCCAACGATCACGTTCACGCCTGTATCGAAGTATATCTCGCTGTCTTCATGCGAGAGGAAATTAGTCAGGCGTATCCTGTCTATTATCAATATAAAGCACCTCTATCTCCTTCATTATACCCTCAAGATCACTACTCTTCGTATGCTTCATTATCTTGATTGCAAGGTCCGCCAGCCTCTCATCCTTAAGATAAGCTGAAAAATAATCCCTGAGATCGGCACTATCAGTCCTTATTGTTGGTATCGTTGCATCCTTTTTTATTTTCGGTCTTGAAAATATAACGTTGTCAAACTGCGATATCTCCTGCATCACGGTTTCCATCGAGATATCACCGTGTATCTCCAGGCTGATCAGAGGCCTCTTTTCGTTCCCATCGTTCTTCACCGAAGATATAGATCTTCTTATATCGTCGATGTAACTTTCGGCATCGCTCTGAACCTTCAGTTGCGGCCTCACGCTCTTTAGCCTTATGCGCGTGAGATCAGCATTCCCGTTACTGATATCAACTATGTTGACGCTCTTACCTTGTTTCCGGAAGCCATTGATCTCATTCTCGCTCTTGATCTCAGTTGATCCTGCGTAGGATATCAGTGGGCCGGCCCTGCGCTCCATGAAGTCGTGGAGATGCCCCATGGCTATATAGGAAGATTTCAGCGGCAGATCGTTCAGCTTTGCCTCGCACTGTTCCGGTACGAAGAAAGGATCTATGGCCTGATGCGACATGATTACGCGGTTTTTATACCCCTCTTCGATGCCGTCTGCCTTTCTGTACTCTTCCATGAGCCTGGGCTTCATGTAGCCCTTCATGTTCGATATGCCGCCTATGAGCACATCCTCCCCGCCGAATCTTCTGACAGTGTATTCAAATTGATCGCGTCCCATGGCATGAACGCCAAGAAAATCGAATATGCCCGCTGCAGGTTCTCCATTGCGTCTCGGGCGATCATGGTCTCCGAATATGGAGAAGAAAGGTATATTCTTCGTATTCAGCTTCATTATGCCGTTCCTGAACTCCTTTATAGCCCTGTTCCCCGGGATCCAAGTGTCGAAAAGATCGCCGGTATGTATCACAAAATCCACACTGTTTTCCAATGCTATATCTATGGCCTCATGGAATGCGTCGTAGAAGTCCTGCTCCCTCTCCTCAATAACCAGTGATCTGTATCCTATATGCGTATCTGAAAAATGCATGAACCTGGGCATGGATCATCACTCAACTAACTTTCTCGTCCTCTCGATCAGGGTTGAGGGATCCCTCTGTTTCGCAGCCTCCTCCCTGGCTTTCCTGAGCATCTCGGTTATCTCGACATCCACTCCGCCTTCTTCGGTCTCCCTCTGCCTTATTTTTGCTATTGTCGGCATCTTCACTATCTCCCCAATTATTATGGCCTCACCTATATCAAGGGAAGGGAGATCTTCCATCAGCGAAGCACTCATGTTCTCGCTGCTCTCAAGTATGGCCTTCTGATCAACAGGATTCGTTATCCTCAGTATTATCTGCGAGTTGCACTGGCTCAGCACGTCCTGATCTATCTTGCCAGGCCTCTGTGTTATTATCGCAAGGAAGATACCGAACTTTCGGCCTTCAGCGGCTATCTTCTTGACCAGATCATACAGAAGCCTCGAAGCACCGTTTCCTCTGTTTTTCTCTGGTGGTGCAAAATTGTGAGCCTCCTCAATGAAGAGAAAAACTGGATATTCGAAGGAACCGGTGGTCTTCGCATCGTAAACCTGGCTTATGACCCTATATGCGAAGTAATTGGCCAGGCCCTGATCCAATCCAGAAAGGTCTATGACGCTCATGCGTGCAGGTGCAAGATATTCGCCTATATCCGTTGTTCTGTTCCCGAATATGCTCTTTATCCTTTTAAGGTACTTTATCCTCGGGGCGATACGGTGTTCCAGATCTATGCTGTCGCTCTTCTCTATGAATTCATCTACGTCCTTTCTTCCTTTGAGATTCTCCATGATCTTCTTAACCACGTTCGACTGCTGCACGTAGTTTTCATGTATTCCCATTATTTCACAGACCTCTTCATAGTTCAGATCCTGGAATCTTATTGTGAAATCATCGACCTTTCCAAGCCTGTCTGTATACCGGCCCGTACTCATTGGGGTACGGAATACTCTTATGCCGTCCCTGTAGATCGGATTCTGGCTGTTCTTCATGAGCACGTAGTCCGCATGCGGATCCAGAACAATTATGGATGCGCCCTTCTTCAGCAGTTCTTCCATTATCACACCCGCCGTATGGCTCTTTCCCGCACCGGTTTGTGCTATGATGGCCAGATGCCTCCTCAGTCCGTTTATATTGGCGAACACCCTGACGTCCGGCTGATCCGCCAGATGCCCGAGGAAGAGCGATCGGTCATCATCGAATTTCAGTATGCTCTCAAGAATCTCCCTTTTCGCCTTGTAAACAGGCTGTCCAGGCCTTATGAGATATCTTGACCTCGCTATCTTTCCGTCCCTGACGCTTCCTATGATCCGCACGATGCATATGTCGACATTCTCGTTCATCCTGTTCTCAGAGTATTTCCTGACGCTGTTGAAATCAATGCGGTCGTTGAGCAGATCGCTCTTCGAGACCAGGTCATCAACCCTTCCAAGCACTATGTCATCATATGCTTTTATGTATACATACTCCCACTTCTTTATCTGTATCTCCGGATCCACCACGAACGTGAATGATTCGGATCGGTTGTCTCCAACGGTGTATCCAATTTCATATTCTGATTCTTGCACGTCTTTCACCTCTGGTTTCGTAAAATGGAATTCCAACCACCCTTTCGAATTCCTTCAGGTATACGTTCTCCACCTCATTTTTCCTGAACTTGACCATGTTGTCTATATCAGACAGCCACAGATTATAGACCTTATAGCCGGTATAACCATACATCATGACCTTGAGCACCCTTTCGAACGTTACACTGCCCCCGATGACCTCGAACCTTATGGGTACATCCTCAATACGGGGCAGCAGATCCGACACCTTGATGTCGAATGCGGCATTGCCGATGTTCATACGCACATCTATGGGTCTCACGTATCCAGGTTTCTCTGCCATCGATTTTATTATGTAATGATCGAAGTGCCAGCTGTTTCTCTCGGCCTCCGTGACCGGACTCTGATCGGCCTCGCTCAGAAGGGTATCTCTGAGTATCCGCGATCTCGTCGATTTCGATACGAACACCAGCGTTGTCTTCTTCATGGCGGCTTCAAGAAGATTGCGGAGAACGATGCAGTAATCGTCATCACCGTTGAGCGAGGTCTGGTAGTCCTGGCACCTTGCAAGTCTGCCCATCAGCGAACCGTCAACGAATGATATATCCGGCGACTCCGCCTCAACCAGTTTCAGCAGTGATCGGTGTTCGGACGATTCCATCATCACCATTGTCTCCTTCTTTACCTCTTCTGGCGTGACAGACGCTATCGAGGATCTGAAATCTACATACACCCTGCCCTGAACCTTTGAATACGCACGGACGAGTATGAAGAAAGGTCCACTGTACAGCTCTCTTGAGAACTCACTGCTGTCTGTTGCCGATATCTTAAGGCCCTGCACATCGACATCCTGTGAAGGAAGATCCTCATAATGGTTTCTGAATGGATCCCTGTAGATGTCTCTCAGAGGCGAATCCCTTGGCATCACCATGGCATCCTTTATCCGGCCCGAATTCTGCCTCAAATATTCCCTGTACTGTGAGAAGGAATCAGAATCGAAGCTCATGCGATACAAGTAAACGTAATATCTATTTAACCTTAAGCGAAAAGTAACAGCGTAGAAACAATAATTTTAGTATATCATGAATGGATTGGGAGGATATGCAGCGCAAAGTTCTTATCATAGGTCTTGGCGTTATGGGTTCAAGGATAGCCGCAAATCTTGCCGGGTCGGGAAAACTGCACGGAGTATACGACAGAACTGTTGAAAAGGCAAGGGATACAGCAGGGCGGCTTAACGCGACATACTATCCTGATTTGATATCTGCGGTGAAGGATAACGATATCATAATAACAATGCTTTATGATGACGAATCTGTATCTCAGGTTTATTCCAACGTCATCTCAGTATCAAAGGGCAGGGTATTCGTGGACATGTCGACGATCTCACCCGAAACATCCATTGAAATAGCGAAAAGAATAGAGGAGAACGGCGGGAAGATGTATGATGCCCCTGTGATCGGAACATCCATAGCAGTTGAGAGGAAAAATCTCGTTGTACTTGTGGGTGGCGACAGATCTGGATTTGATGAGATACGGGAAATTCTATCAGGCACAGCAAACAGCATAGTGTATATGGGAGAAAATGGTGCAGGACTCTATGCGAAGCTTGTGAACAATCTGTTTTTAGGTTCCTATATGACTGCATTGGCAGAGGCTGTGAGGTTCGGGAAGCGAAGTGGTATACCAGATGACATCATAAACGACGTGCTCGTTAAATACTCCAGTGCAAGATCTCCGACCTCAGAGTTGAAGGTTCCAAAGATGATATCGGAGGATTATTCTGTCCAATTTTCCGTGAAGAACATGCTGAAGGATCTGGAAATCGTGGGAAAACTGGCAGCCAGGAATACAATACCACTGCCGATGGCCTCGCTCGCTCTTCAGCTCTTTCGCTATCTACAGATAACGGGTCATGGCGAGGAGGATATAGCCGCAATATACAGAGCGCTGAGGTGATGGGGTTTGGCGTCGGCGTCCGATCCTGGGTACATCGGGGACTTGCTGATAAGGAACAGAATAGTCATGTCTCCGATGATATCCAATATGGCCTCTCCTGACGGGAATACGAATGAGAGCCATATATCATACCTTGAGGAGAGGGCCAGGGGCGGTGCAGGTCTCATAATAACGGAATATACCTATGTTGACAGGAGGTCTGGCATAGGTTCAAGAAACCAGATGGGCATGTATGATGAGCGGCAGATACCTAAGTTCTCCAGGTTGACGGATCGAGTTCATACCCATGGATCCAAGATCTTTGTGCAGCTTGTCCATGCAGGGGCAAAGGCCATAAACTCCATAAACGAATACAAGCTTGCACCCTCAAAGACACAGTTTGATCCGGCTGCGCGTGAAATGGATCTATCCGATATAGAAGGCGTCATCTCCGCATATGAGAAGGCCGCGGTCATAGCAGAAAGATCCGGATTCGACGGCATAGAGATACACGGTGCGCATGGATATCTGGTTGATGAGTTTCTATCACCTTGGTGGAACAGAAGAAAC harbors:
- a CDS encoding ABC transporter substrate-binding protein is translated as MTESQDYEEKKKPWGWIVAIVLVAIVAFSAGYFPFHSTKTTTSSVVNIEFYESVAASEAKFINDTLIPQFESEYPGIHVTFVNVGSEDVSKDILALEASGHVGPIVAGQDNLEIGQLIYSSHGNVLMNLTAMAPALMPSSLIPAASNLVEYEQKVFGGIYFFPFRGNVPLVFYNKTEFAKAGISAPPANYTQLLNDAKAIKSATGQNAIMIQGASTNGGHTGSSTATEMYQMMVQFGGNPLYLNDTGDIHAVQMLYNLSAYFSKDFTTGYWGSYRGLAVGNYSILDYQWPYVYNILTASPYNMNNTTLGVYPGPAGPVNGNHVLGGDVLFIPKGATNIPSLEAFIRFLLGAQAQRETLLNLSWVAINQNAYRNLPKSESVIFTALEQAIATGVFLRNPTPWITEWQTIFCQDVFNPVFVTHIKGYSDIPSLLSYAHSQMYDYIEANYGSANATLYNNPDAYAPISV
- a CDS encoding carbohydrate ABC transporter permease, with the protein product MVRWKDEWTAYVLMLPAIIYVLYLAFIPALEAVYGSFHTASGELSTYNYRFVLSTFGTSPIINTFVVTASALLLQFTVAFMVASLLSKPFRGRGIFSAIFLIPFGVATIVTGVLFHDIFSTFGGYANTVLLDLHLKPVDWTGSYGTSLLVLILADSWKNTPIVTLVLLSGMVTIPSDLYAQAMVDGAGPISRFFHITVPNMLGFIAIALMIRGISEFNIFAMALLLFPHELLTTMTYALFDTVNAYPADAGATILLAFVLVFAALVMFMRSRQGKVSSNGK
- a CDS encoding carbohydrate ABC transporter permease, which translates into the protein MVSEYKGPRSKYYFYIGGAIFSFIVLIPLYFLVIIAFASPSQTLGAYYPPLIPTKFTLDNLRAAFSGYGSILIAAFYKSLETAFIVASIAILLGFHAAYGLTKIPYRISNLILGLLFFSTMIPSLTIAIPISSTFIKIGLYDSALGLALAQELVVLPLTVFLITGSLESVPRTLEYQARVDGATFIQALYRVIFPLAVPGVVAAFLLSWLMSWDEFTFAVIISPVHPTLPILIYLESTARGNIFTGTVFALLVTIPVIILTIILSKFLRGSYMSAGITG
- a CDS encoding DNA double-strand break repair ATPase Rad50, with amino-acid sequence MIIDRIRLTNFLSHEDSEIYFDTGVNVIVGHNGAGKSSIVDAIRFALFGDRRTKKIEDMIRKGAKNLEVEMEFRHAGHTYIIRRSITRRSKNPESNAIVLVDGYPIAQSVKDANDYIEKNIMIRGKDVFLNSVFSKQGEMDELISGDPAKRKQLLDEILEIDVLEETYDLLKEVINQMGSSITNLDYLISENQSDEANVERYSEEISTMEKRKAEELAIIEDLQKDRDAANDEYAKLNKELIELDTKIKAMKSDLQSAEEYEKKLAEIERMLDEISVYTGNYENIVSSAVFQNRDRIRSYWTDKAQIIENKKAMKRIDDQIEKYEENFSRYRELEPYHLEYEKRQARQEEIKKEIEKLSDTHSRYESIRIDLEKKKKNLEQNRKRLNDLRTEISSRIGLSFVSAMELDSIYQEMRREIDDASNKKSSLMTGLSLSKQKIEEISRNMELLKGQKVCPVCGTDLGEKKTEDLYDHYAEDLRKEKDQIEGIEEQIKKLGDRIDGLRRLEEYLGGGKIREYSTLEKQIDDLNSQIADDVKAMEDLGEGNKKYLQLDEEYRSIDVSELRDRDNEWRSAKAVVENIGDIESLRKEKDDMFERIKEIEQRMGSVEREFPDINSYTPSYLSKLEEDVKNLETEVRKAEDLKKQKNELEIKIRDLRSRASGMDEAEKKREDLSLRVKQAEEKVRGFDDRIARSNRTIYSLESSIETMKRTVTETKEKISSRNRQIDQMKRIAKAIEDVKKIREAFGKNGVPAMIRQNVSDYLTSRTRDYLSSFELDFDDISIDQDFNVTVYRGGVPEGIDSLSGGEKTAVAFAIRVAVAQFLNTDLSLLILDEPTAFLDEERRNSLSNIIEYTLKDASVIPQVIIISHHRELLSTANVAIEVKKVNGRSVVINAD
- a CDS encoding exonuclease SbcCD subunit D, which translates into the protein MPRFMHFSDTHIGYRSLVIEEREQDFYDAFHEAIDIALENSVDFVIHTGDLFDTWIPGNRAIKEFRNGIMKLNTKNIPFFSIFGDHDRPRRNGEPAAGIFDFLGVHAMGRDQFEYTVRRFGGEDVLIGGISNMKGYMKPRLMEEYRKADGIEEGYKNRVIMSHQAIDPFFVPEQCEAKLNDLPLKSSYIAMGHLHDFMERRAGPLISYAGSTEIKSENEINGFRKQGKSVNIVDISNGNADLTRIRLKSVRPQLKVQSDAESYIDDIRRSISSVKNDGNEKRPLISLEIHGDISMETVMQEISQFDNVIFSRPKIKKDATIPTIRTDSADLRDYFSAYLKDERLADLAIKIMKHTKSSDLEGIMKEIEVLYIDNRQDTPD
- a CDS encoding ATP-binding protein; the encoded protein is MQESEYEIGYTVGDNRSESFTFVVDPEIQIKKWEYVYIKAYDDIVLGRVDDLVSKSDLLNDRIDFNSVRKYSENRMNENVDICIVRIIGSVRDGKIARSRYLIRPGQPVYKAKREILESILKFDDDRSLFLGHLADQPDVRVFANINGLRRHLAIIAQTGAGKSHTAGVIMEELLKKGASIIVLDPHADYVLMKNSQNPIYRDGIRVFRTPMSTGRYTDRLGKVDDFTIRFQDLNYEEVCEIMGIHENYVQQSNVVKKIMENLKGRKDVDEFIEKSDSIDLEHRIAPRIKYLKRIKSIFGNRTTDIGEYLAPARMSVIDLSGLDQGLANYFAYRVISQVYDAKTTGSFEYPVFLFIEEAHNFAPPEKNRGNGASRLLYDLVKKIAAEGRKFGIFLAIITQRPGKIDQDVLSQCNSQIILRITNPVDQKAILESSENMSASLMEDLPSLDIGEAIIIGEIVKMPTIAKIRQRETEEGGVDVEITEMLRKAREEAAKQRDPSTLIERTRKLVE
- a CDS encoding DNA double-strand break repair nuclease NurA gives rise to the protein MSFDSDSFSQYREYLRQNSGRIKDAMVMPRDSPLRDIYRDPFRNHYEDLPSQDVDVQGLKISATDSSEFSRELYSGPFFILVRAYSKVQGRVYVDFRSSIASVTPEEVKKETMVMMESSEHRSLLKLVEAESPDISFVDGSLMGRLARCQDYQTSLNGDDDYCIVLRNLLEAAMKKTTLVFVSKSTRSRILRDTLLSEADQSPVTEAERNSWHFDHYIIKSMAEKPGYVRPIDVRMNIGNAAFDIKVSDLLPRIEDVPIRFEVIGGSVTFERVLKVMMYGYTGYKVYNLWLSDIDNMVKFRKNEVENVYLKEFERVVGIPFYETRGERRARIRI
- a CDS encoding NAD(P)-dependent oxidoreductase yields the protein MQRKVLIIGLGVMGSRIAANLAGSGKLHGVYDRTVEKARDTAGRLNATYYPDLISAVKDNDIIITMLYDDESVSQVYSNVISVSKGRVFVDMSTISPETSIEIAKRIEENGGKMYDAPVIGTSIAVERKNLVVLVGGDRSGFDEIREILSGTANSIVYMGENGAGLYAKLVNNLFLGSYMTALAEAVRFGKRSGIPDDIINDVLVKYSSARSPTSELKVPKMISEDYSVQFSVKNMLKDLEIVGKLAARNTIPLPMASLALQLFRYLQITGHGEEDIAAIYRALR